The DNA segment GCGTGCCGATGCCGGTGCGCCCTGGTCCTGCAGGTTGTGGATCCGGTAGAGGACGGGTGTATCGGTGCCGGCGGGTGTGAAGTACCAGTAGTCGGGCGACCGGAAGCCGTGCTGGGTGAAGCGCCGGATCAGGTTGGCAGCCTCGATGCGGAGTGCCTCAAGCGCCACCCCAGTAACCTGCTGGGGAAGAGCGGTGTAGCCATCCCTATGAAAGTCTCGGAGCGGCTCCTCGCCGAGTGGCGACGCTAAGGCGCCGGTCGGGCGCGGTGGATGCTGGGTCATCGTTCCCTCGCTGCGGTGGGGGTGAGCTGCGTGGTGAACCAGTCGATGGTGGTGCTGAGGCCCTTGCGAAGGTCGGTCTCCGGCGTCCAGCCGCACTTCTCCCAGACCAAGGCGAGGTCGGGCCTGCGACGGCCCGGGTCGTCGACCGGGCGGTCGACGAACTTGATCGGAGACGAGGATCCGCACAGTTCGCGGACCAGATGTGCGAGCTCCAGGACCGTGGTCTCGGCGGCGTTGCCCAGGTTCAGGGGGCCGGCGTGATGACCTGCGGCGACGGCGAGGATGCCACGGACGGTGTCGTCCACGTAGCACAGCGAACGTGTCTGCGAGCCGTCGCCGGTGACGGTCAGCGGTTCGCCCGCCAACGCCTGGCGGATGAAGGTCGGTACCGCCCGCCCGTCCTCGGCACGCATCCGCGGCCCGAACGTGTTGAAGATCCGTACGATCGCGGCGTCGACACCATGCTCGTTGCGGTAGGCGATGGTCGTCGCCTCGGCGAACCGCTTCGCCTCGTCGTACACGCTGCGCGGCCCGACCGGATTGACATTGCCCCAGTACGACTCGCGCTGCGGATGTTCAAGCGGGTCGCCGTACACCTCAGAGGTGGAGGCGAGTATGAAGCGGGCCTTCTTGCGCCGGGCCAGTTCCAGCATGTTGAGCGTTCCCAACGAGCCGACCTGGAGGGTCTCGATCGGCAGGCGCATGTAGTCCTGTGGGGAGGCCGGCGAAGCGAGATGCAGTACTAGGTCAACAGCGCCCTGTATCGAGAGCGGATGGGTGACATCGTGAACCAGCAGCTCGAAACGGCCATCCGTCTGCCGATGCACGATGTTGTCCGCTGAGCCCGTAAGAAGGTTGTCAACGCACACCACGTCGACACCGCTGTCGAGTAGCAGATCGCACAGGTGGGAGCCGACGAATCCGCAACCTCCGGTGA comes from the Streptomyces sp. KMM 9044 genome and includes:
- a CDS encoding UDP-glucuronic acid decarboxylase family protein, whose amino-acid sequence is MDTSTRRQDLAGRAPFRRAVVTGGCGFVGSHLCDLLLDSGVDVVCVDNLLTGSADNIVHRQTDGRFELLVHDVTHPLSIQGAVDLVLHLASPASPQDYMRLPIETLQVGSLGTLNMLELARRKKARFILASTSEVYGDPLEHPQRESYWGNVNPVGPRSVYDEAKRFAEATTIAYRNEHGVDAAIVRIFNTFGPRMRAEDGRAVPTFIRQALAGEPLTVTGDGSQTRSLCYVDDTVRGILAVAAGHHAGPLNLGNAAETTVLELAHLVRELCGSSSPIKFVDRPVDDPGRRRPDLALVWEKCGWTPETDLRKGLSTTIDWFTTQLTPTAARER